Genomic DNA from Microbacterium neungamense:
CATCGGTCGACGTCGCCGCCGAAGCATCTCGCGGGAAACACTTCTCGCCGCCGCTCTCGAGTGACGAACTCGCGTTCTACGACGCGGTCGCGACGAATGAGTCCGCTGTCGACATCCAAGGCGAGGACGTCCTCGCACAGATCGCCCGCGAGCTCGTCGCCGTGATGCGGCGCGACGTGCGCACCGACTGGACTGTGCGTGACGATGTGCGCGCCAAGCTGCGGTCTTCGATCAAGCGGTTGCTGGTGAAATACAAGTACCCGCCGGACAAACAGCCCGAGGCGATCAAACTCGTGATGGAACAGATGGAAGCGATGGCACCGCGCTACGCGGACGATCGAGGGCAGTAGGCGAGGCGCGCTCGCCTGCATACATTGGGGGATGTGAAGTGGCAATCGGATATCGCGCAATCCTGCGCCTGACGCCCGACGAGGACGCGGTCGCGGTCGCTGAATCGCAACTCCGATCTTGGCTCAGCGGAAAGCAGAACCGCAGGGGCAGTGGCGCGGAGCGAGCAGACTGGGACGGGCCAGGGGCGCACGATCTGGGCGACGGCTCAGAACTTAGGGTCGTGCATGCGCCGGAGAGCCTGGATCAGAGCCGTAGAAGGCTCTATCGGTTGCGCGAGCGAAACCGGCACGGCGTTTGGACCGTGTCCCTCTATGCGATCTCTGCTCCACAGGCGCGCCGCTACACGCAGTCGCTTGTGATCGAGGCGGGCGTCGATGATGTGCCGACCACGACGGCTGTAACAAGGGTCGATACGCCGCGTCTCGCGCGGCAGATTCTTGAGACGACCAACGCGAGGGATGGGGAGACCCCGCTCCATGGTGTGCCCTCGGTGATCCGATCTTCTGACGTCGACGAGGTTTGGCGGGCAATTGTGGATCCGGCGCGAACCGCCAGCGTCATCGTCGCGCCGGCGCTCGAAGGAGCACCTCTCGATCGCTGGCAACAGATCATTGTGAGTTTGACGAAGCAGAGCGTGGGCGTGGCAACCACATTCGTGCTGGATCCGGAGGCGACGGAACTCCTTGCAATGCGGTTGCCGCAGTCCCATCGCGTTGAGCGGGGTGTGGTCCGTACTTTCGCGCCTCAAGTGGAGCTCGATTCGCCCGCGGATGGTATTCGTCATCGGATGCTCGGTCCCGCCACATTGGCGCGGGCGATCGATGGCACTCGGGTAGCGACCCCGTTGGTGAACCGGCATGCGGAGTCGACGCGACTGCGCTTCATACAACGGGACCTTCCGCCCGATGTGCGTCGCTCTCTCGAGATCTTGTCGCGCGCCGATCTCGTCAGTGAGCGTACTCAGGAGGTGCGCCGGCGGCTTGCCCGTCCAGCCCCGCCGTCGGCGCCGGAGCGGACCTGGGTTGAAGTTCCTTCATCCGGGTCGCCGACCCAGGCTGCGTCCATCGCCCCCGGGGTGGTGGCGCGGCTCGAAGCTCTGTTGAAGCGCTGGATCGGCGTAGGAGAGCTGACTGAGGGAGCCCTCGAGAATCTGGAAAGCCTGCTCACCACTTCTGCGGCTGAGCTGTCTGTCGCTACCGAGCAGATCGACGGCGCCGTCGCCGACATCGAAACGAAGGATGCGGAGCTCCGTGGAATCCGCGCCAACGCGGAAGAGCTTTCGTTCGACCTCGCGGTGTCGGACGAGCGCGTGCGGAGCCTCGAGCGGGAGGTGCAGATCCTCCGGCGCCGCCTCATCGTGGCTGACCTGGCTGCGGAAACGCATGTGGAACCGGTCGAGTCGATCTGGGATCCGCCGTACGACGTCGCGGAGCTTATCGCGCGGATCACGCCCGGGGATAAGGCGCATCCGGCGGCTTCTCGCGTCGTGTTCACTGGAGACGTCGACACGGCATTGGAGATCGATCTGCGTGAGAAGACCCCGCGGTACGCGTATGCCTTCTGGGACTACGTCCACGTCCTCTACGACTACGCGGAAGGAAAGGCAAGTGGAAGGATCGCGAGCGGTCTGCATGCCTATCTCAAGTCGGACGCGATCGACGGGCACAAATGCCCGCCCGATCGACATGCCTCGACTGAAAGTGACTCCGTGCTGAATCGTCCGGAGTGGCGCGCTGAGCGAATGCTCCCGGTGCCAAGTGAAGTGTCGGACACCGGCAAGGTTCTGATGGACGCGCACTTCAAACCGACTTGGCGTGACACTTTCGCGCCTCGTATGCACTACTACGACGACACGGCGCGAAGCGGGAAAATCTACGTCGGCTATATCGGTCGTCATTTGAAGAACAAAAAGAGCTAAGGGCAGCGCCGTGCCCAGATTCAACAAGGAGCGCAATGTCCAAGTTTGATGCGCGATCGCAGATCGAGAAGGTGCTCCTCATCTTGAGTGAGGGGCTGGAACCGCACGTCGCTGCGCGATTCCACGAGCTTGCGCCGGCCGTCGCCAATTGGACCGACATCGTCGAGCGCAAGGACCGGCAGGTCGGCCGTGCCTACGCCCGCTACAACCCGAGGGACCTTACGCTGATCCTTCGCGCGTTCACGGAGTCGTTTGGCTCGATCGGCTACCCGTTCGCAGGGGTTCTCAGCCGCCAGGCCCAGAACTGTGCGAGCGAGCTGCGCACCATCCGGAACAAGTGGGCGCACAACGAGGTGTTCTCCACCGCTGAGGTCTACCGTGCACTCGATTGCGCGGAGATCCTGCTGCAAGCGCTGCAGGCCGATGAGTCAGCCGCACGGGTGGGTGAACTCAAGACCGCGACCATCGCCGCCATGGCAGCGGAGAGCGGGACGTCGTTCGCCCCCGTCGTCGAGGCCGCATCGGACCAGAGGGTCGTTCCGCCCCCGGCCAAGGGGTCCCAGGCAGCTGAGCCGGAGCAAGGCGCGCCAGCTCAGCCGTTCCCGACGTCGGCCCCTGCCGTGGGCGGGCCCACCGCGCGCATCTCGGTGAGTTCTCTCCCGGTCCTCAGCTACGCGCACGCGCGAAACGCGATCGCGATCGTCGACGAAGTGACGATCGACTATCAGGGCGAGGAACTCCGCGGAGCCTCCGTGGAGGTCGAGGCGATCTGCGGGCTCGGGTCGCTCGGCGACCCCAAGGTCGTCATCATCGATCTCGACGGAAACCGCCCCGTCATCCTGCGGAACGCCGATCTCGTACTCGATCCGGCACGGATGCTGAACGTCGAGCATCCGACGCAAGGTGTCGTCCGCGTCAGCCTGCGTGATCCGGCCGGTGCCGTCATCGCGTATCAGGACGTGGAAGTGGAGGTTCTGGCGGCGAACCAGTGGCGGGCCAATCCGCCGCAACTCGG
This window encodes:
- a CDS encoding type I restriction enzyme endonuclease domain-containing protein, with translation MPRTPKAAPQAPSTMKELKDTLWKAADKLRGSMDASQYKDVILGLVFLKYVSDAFDERRDGIRAELAADGYDEDQIAELIDDVDEYTGRGVFWVPANARWGFLAENAKGTSVDVAAEASRGKHFSPPLSSDELAFYDAVATNESAVDIQGEDVLAQIARELVAVMRRDVRTDWTVRDDVRAKLRSSIKRLLVKYKYPPDKQPEAIKLVMEQMEAMAPRYADDRGQ